The Neurospora crassa OR74A linkage group I, whole genome shotgun sequence genome segment AGCTGTTTTTGCATTCAAAAGTAGTTTTATTTCAAAATTGGttttcaatttttttatttttttatttttttttcttcccttcatGAGTGACATGACTAGATCGCACAGTGTCTTATCATCGTGAGAGAGTGACTCAGCTCTCTGGTTGATTCTCGTGTCAAAAATAAGGTGAATGCGCCATTGTCAAGTTTACAATAATTTTGAGAGATGACGAAGAACAAGGTTTCGATCGGAGACAGATGAAAGCGCAGGCTTAACAACCATGAACCGAACAAGCAGCGTGTATTTATAGACGACTACTCCATTTTGTAATTTGAACTTAATTATAGCTTCATCTCCGCATAGCGATAAAGATATATCCGCCCCTTGTCATAGTCCATAGCAAAACTGTCCTGGCCACCCATTTCATGACTACCCCAGATAATCTGCCTCTTTAATGAATGTGGAATCCACATGGTATTGACCatcctctctttctttcctccctcGCCTCCACCTGTCCGTTGTCCACTCTGATATCCTATTTCAGTATCTGCATTTCCTCAATCCGTTCTGGGGCAAACCCGTCCTTGTAGCGCTCCCACATCTTTTCCAGCTCCTTTACATAAAGGCCGTGTAGCTGGTCAATCTCGCTTGTCTCCAGGTCGCTCTCGGCCCTCTTTGTAACCCGGATCGGCTTGCCGACAACAATGTTCAACGGCCGGCGGTATGGCATCAGGCCCACATCGTAGTTGAAAATGCCTCTTCCATGCAAAAACGGCAGAGTGAACTTGAGGGTTCGGAGCACAAACATCTGGAGCCTATGCAAGTACGGATGGCTCTTGGGACTGACCTGATCGTAGAGATCGTTCTCGCCAAATGCGAGCACGGGGACGATGTCAGCGCCAGTGCGCATGGCCACCTTGACGAAGCCCTTGCGCTCGCCGAGCACGAGACGGAGTGTACCAGGTTGAGCCTCCAGTGATTCTCGAGCACCACCAATAACAATGGTAACAGCACGGCCCGCGCCGTGACCGTCAGTACCGCCGCGGCTGAGGATATTGGTGATTGACTCCTTCGAAACGGAGCGGAGGCCCATGCTAAGGATATAGTCGCGGTAAATCGGAATGCGGAAGTTACTGTCCAGGGTAAGCAGGCTGTTGGTAATTCCGGGGAATTTCTCAGAGAAACCGAGGGCTTCGGTGGCAAAAGCGGCGTAAGCGCCATGTGAGATGATGCCGTGGGGGTGATAACCAAAGATGTACTTCCTATCGGCGGGAAGATCGTGCGTCTTGTGCAGCTTAGCCGGGAAGTAGTCTGCAAAGAAGTGCCAGATTCGGGAGTGCCGGAATCTTTCTGAGCGGAAGCGCAACTTTCCATCGGATGCTGCTTTGCTAAGCAGCATATGAAGAAGATATGGGATAACCAATGGCCAGAGTAAAGGGATGGCGcacaggaagaaaaagaaggatacGGTAGTGGCAATAATCAGCGAGTGTAGCAGAACCGCCAGGGTCTGGAGTCTTCGCTGTAAAGGTATGTTAAATGGCGCAAATCTGATGCCGGCAGCCTGGTATGCGTTGGCTCTATCCCGCTCCATTTGTGCCAGCTCATTGTCGCTGCCCTCAAAATACAATGAA includes the following:
- a CDS encoding diacylglycerol O-acyltransferase — its product is MSNKDKRAVTDESADFSISDPATTNPATPSSTQVDGVLETDTPRTEVSQTAGTAPSTGIDYADALKDALKESGTKEGTEERVEDLPQEGAREEPAEKAAKKTVLPIHDNTAREEPSNADHDVRREKQALYDEYPSLYFEGSDNELAQMERDRANAYQAAGIRFAPFNIPLQRRLQTLAVLLHSLIIATTVSFFFFLCAIPLLWPLVIPYLLHMLLSKAASDGKLRFRSERFRHSRIWHFFADYFPAKLHKTHDLPADRKYIFGYHPHGIISHGAYAAFATEALGFSEKFPGITNSLLTLDSNFRIPIYRDYILSMGLRSVSKESITNILSRGGTDGHGAGRAVTIVIGGARESLEAQPGTLRLVLGERKGFVKVAMRTGADIVPVLAFGENDLYDQVSPKSHPYLHRLQMFVLRTLKFTLPFLHGRGIFNYDVGLMPYRRPLNIVVGKPIRVTKRAESDLETSEIDQLHGLYVKELEKMWERYKDGFAPERIEEMQILK